In Spea bombifrons isolate aSpeBom1 chromosome 9, aSpeBom1.2.pri, whole genome shotgun sequence, the genomic stretch aaaaaaaaaaacaacgagcGCTTCCTGGAAATGTTATTAATTATCAGAAAAGGCGAGCGTTAGAACTGCACGGCAGTCAGAGGAGCAGGCGAGAGCGACTGGCCGGGAAACCATTGCTTCATCCCTACTAATCTCAGCCGTCCGTGATCTGCACCGGGATGTCCCAGCAGAACAAGCTCTGGTTATTGTCATCCTGCAGCATCCAGCGAACAACCAGCTTCAGCTGCAAACAAGCAAAACACGTTGGCATGGAAACCAGAACGACCCGCTTCTCTGCGACCCAGGGGTTTATGCAGGTAAGGGGCCGCGTCGACGCGGTAAAACAGGACGCCTACCCCCTCGCATTGCTCTGAAGCTCTATTCCCAGGGGAGGCGGTCACTACAGTGTCAAGATAGAAAACTACCCCAAGAGGCATTTATTTTGGGGTACATGGGTGCAGCTGGAAGCGTTCTACCATACAGGGAAGGTCTGCGAACATGAGcctaaccacacacacacacacacacacacacacacaaataaaaggTTACCCTGATCCTGCGCCCCCACCGGCCAACCTTAAAGCGATATTCCGATAAAGCCAGAGACTTACGCTGGGGTAGGACTTCTTGATGGGCAGTTTGGTGAGGTAGGTGTAAGTCTGGCCGCTCTTTATTGGGCACGAGATCCCACTTTTACAGCCGTCCGGCTCCGGAATCTGGAACGGAACCGGAACCTTGAGCAGGATGCCGTAGACCACGGCCGTCAGATTCGTGCTGTCTTCTTCTGCAAAAAGCAAGCGGGAAGTGAGTAACTCCAGGGAGAGGAGGGacggcagggagaggaggacGAGGAAAGGAGGGACGGcggggagaggagaggaggaCGAGGAGAGGAGGGACGGcggggagaggagaggaggaCGAGGAGAGGAGGGacggcagggagaggaggacGAGGAGAGGAGGACGAGGAGAGGAGGAACGGCGGGGAATCTTACTGCTCGTGAAGGTCACGTTGACGGTGTACGTTTCGCCTTTCACCAGTGGGCACGGCTGCTTGGGGCACGGAGATACATCCACGGTGACCAGCGTCCCTTTCACACAACCTGCGCCAACGACACGAAACATAAGAGCGCGGTCTGCACCCCCCACCACCGCAAGCCCCCAACGCCCACACTTACCGCAGTCCTTGTACACCAACGGCTCGGCGATAGCCCCGGGCAGGGCACAAGCAGCAACGGCCACCAAGACAGCCAACAGAGTCAAAGCCATTTCACCTGAAACACAGAAAGACGGGTTCAGAGAGTGCAACAGAGACCACCGAAcgggagaggggg encodes the following:
- the NPC2 gene encoding NPC intracellular cholesterol transporter 2 encodes the protein MALTLLAVLVAVAACALPGAIAEPLVYKDCGCVKGTLVTVDVSPCPKQPCPLVKGETYTVNVTFTSKEDSTNLTAVVYGILLKVPVPFQIPEPDGCKSGISCPIKSGQTYTYLTKLPIKKSYPSLKLVVRWMLQDDNNQSLFCWDIPVQITDG